In one Coccinella septempunctata chromosome 6, icCocSept1.1, whole genome shotgun sequence genomic region, the following are encoded:
- the LOC123316099 gene encoding protein vav, whose translation MASAFPDDANDELWRECAAWLTRWEMLRADHRANWPEACIADLANILRDGVLLCKLLHKIDPTSVDMKDINLKPTLAQFLCLRNINVFLKACVNSFGLKESDLFDSLMLFDLTNFHKVLCTLSKLSQSPKSLHSGIPGFTAQKLKSKEEEVIYQSLKTVEATSNPLYSNLSWLNFTIKSPQPDDREEEAYDNLCYVTFSSALTEPPTMEKRDFVIKELMDTENNYLDVLNKLNSNFVINLAGSMRPQDHETVFHKIPDLLKVHMDFNKELSRIRYDSTVRLSAIFMQWRERFLVYGSYCANLTKAINTLQEICDNDPEMNSLVESYEKAANNGKFKLRDVLSVPMQRILKYHLLLEKLIENTDVNHEEYNDLRRAREAMIDVAGYINEAARDKDHLDVIANLQENIIEWSAGNDINLSDYGRLIKDGEIKFKAHDDQKTKNRYVFIFDKCILICKQQKGQQFAFRDLINIADFHVDEAHNRALLNREARWSYNFHLVKNDTNTAYTFFVRSIELKDQMIKAINDALDNIRPSAFKRTNHCFELQTFQKPEQCNHCSKYLKGLIFQGYRCSTCRIAVHKGCLSAAGKCGGSGSLCSMSSSSSSPQNSIMNDEDAYLRSKLWFVGEMDRETAQRVLERRENGTYLVRIRPKSAIADKYALSLKTDDSVKHMKICSGTDSGEKKYYLSWSKFFNSIEELIVNYQIFSLKENFERLSENTRLLWPYKQIYAVAIRNFQPQDYVQMPLREGLRVIIIGKEGYREGWWKGKTDLNNIGFFPSNCVREEGEVRFD comes from the exons ATGGCATCTGCTTTTCCTGATGATGCCAATGATGAGCTCTGGCGTGAATGTGCAGCTTGGCTCACTCGATGGGAAATGCTTAGGGCAGACCATCGCGCTAACTGGCCTGAGGCGTGTATTGCTGACTTAGCTAATATTCTCAGAGATGGGGTTCTGCTCTGCAAGCTGCTTCATAAAATTGATCCCACCTCCGTCGATATGAAAGATATAAACCTCAAACCCACTTTAGCACAG ttCTTGTGCCTCAGGAATATCAACGTTTTCTTGAAGGCCTGTGTTAATTCATTTGGCTTGAAAGAATCAGATCTCTTTGACTCTTTAATGCTTTTTGATCTCACCAATTTCCACAAAGTATTATGCACACTTTCAAAGTTGTCCCAGAGTCCTAAATCACTGCATAGTGGGATTCC TGGTTTCACTGCCCAAAAACTTAAGTCTAAGGAAGAAGAAGTGATCTATCAGAGCTTGAAGACTGT CGAAGCAACATCTAATCCTCTGTATAGTAACTTAAGTTGGTTGAATTTCACGATAAAATCTCCGCAACCTGACGATAGGGAAGAAGAAGCTTATGATAATCTTTGTTACGTAACCTTTTCTTCAGCTCTCACTGAG CCTCCTACTATGGAAAAGAGAGATTTTGTGATTAAAGAACTAATGGATACGGAAAATAATTACTTAGATGTTCTGAATAAGTTGAATAGTAACTTTGTCATCAATCTCGCTGGTAGTATGAGGCCCCAGGATCATGAGACTGTATTTCATAAGATACCT gATTTATTGAAAGTTCACATGGATTTCAATAAAGAGCTGTCAAGAATTCGTTATGACTCTACCGTGAGATTGAGCGCTATATTTATGCAATGGAGAGAAAGGTTTCTTGTATACGGCAGTTACTGCGCTAACCTAACCAAGGCCATAAACACGTTGCAGGAAATTTGTGATAATGACCCAGAGATGAATAGTTTAGTTGAG TCCTATGAAAAAGCAGCCAATAATGGAAAATTCAAATTAAGAGATGTCCTTTCAGTTCCTATGCAACGAATCTTAAAATATCACCTTCTGCTAGAAAAACTTATTGAAAACACTGATGTG AACCACGAAGAGTACAATGATCTCAGGAGAGCGAGAGAAGCAATGATAGACGTCGCGGGTTACATTAATGAAGCTGCAAGGGACAAGGATCATCTGGATGTCATCGCCAATCTTCAGGAGAACATCATCGAATGGTCTGCCGGAAACGACATCAATTTGTCGGATTACGGCAGGCTGATCAAGGACGGCGAAATCAAGTTCAAGGCTCACGATGACCAAAAAACAAAGAACAGATATGTTTTCATTTTCGACAAATGCATCTTGATCTGCAAGCAGCAGAAG GGTCAGCAATTTGCATTTCGAGATTTGATAAACATAGCGGATTTTCATGTGGACGAGGCGCACAACAGGGCCCTTCTTAACAGGGAAGCGAGGTGGTCTTACAATTTTCATTTGGTTAAAAACGACACCAATACGGCCTACACGTTTTTCGTCCGATCCATCGAACTTAAAGATCAAATGATCAAGGCCATAAATGATGCATT AGATAATATACGTCCGTCGGCTTTCAAGCGAACAAACCACTGTTTCGAATTGCAGACCTTTCAGAAACCCGAACAGTGCAACCATTGTTCGAAATATCTCAAAGGTCTCATATTCCAGGGTTACAGATGCTCGACATGTAGGATAGCCGTTCATAAGGGCTGCCTGTCAGCCGCAG GCAAATGTGGAGGTTCGGGATCGTTATGTTCGATGTCTTCTTCCTCTTCTTCTCCTCAAAACAGTATTATGAATGATGAAGATGCATACTTGCGGAGTAAATTATGGTTTGTCGGCGAAATGGACCGGGAAACTGCCCAGAGGGTCTTGGAAAGAAGGGAAAACGGAACGTACCTCGTTAGAATAAGGCCTAAGAGTGCAATAGCTGATAAATATGCCCTCTCTCTTAA GACTGATGATTCCGTCAAACACATGAAAATCTGTAGTGGAACTGATAGCggagaaaaaaaatactacctTTCGTGgtctaaatttttcaatagCATCGAAGAACTCATTGTCAATTACCAAATATTCAGCTTGAAGGAAAATTTCGAAAG GTTAAGTGAAAATACCAGGCTACTATGGCCTTACAAGCAGATATACGCCGTCGCCATCAGAAATTTTCAACCTCAAGATTACGTACAGATGCCTCTTAGGGAAGGCCTACGAGTTATTATTATTGGAAAAGAAGGCTACAGGGAAGGATGGTGGAAAGGGAAGACAGATCTGAATAAT ATTGGATTTTTTCCAAGCAACTGTGTCAGAGAGGAAGGTGAAGTAAGGTTCGATTAA